One Thauera sp. K11 DNA window includes the following coding sequences:
- a CDS encoding DUF4124 domain-containing protein, which yields MIRSAAALLAFLAALPAAAQIYNWKDKDGRAVYSDLPPPSGEVKVLQPGRTPPPAVPANGAAPPSAGTASDTAKPKSVADRDLEFRQRRTAEAETQAKAEKEAATETERERFCQQARSQLSALQSGQRVARPNAAGEREFLDDAARAQEAARLQQQIDQHCP from the coding sequence ATGATACGCAGCGCCGCCGCGCTTCTCGCCTTCCTCGCCGCCCTGCCCGCGGCCGCACAGATCTACAACTGGAAGGACAAGGACGGCCGTGCGGTGTATTCGGACCTGCCGCCGCCCAGCGGCGAAGTGAAGGTGTTGCAGCCGGGCCGAACCCCGCCCCCGGCCGTGCCCGCCAACGGCGCCGCGCCGCCTTCCGCCGGCACCGCATCCGACACGGCAAAGCCCAAGTCCGTCGCCGACCGCGACCTGGAATTCCGCCAGCGCCGCACCGCAGAAGCCGAAACGCAGGCCAAGGCGGAAAAGGAAGCCGCGACGGAAACGGAGCGCGAACGCTTCTGCCAGCAGGCGCGCAGCCAGCTCAGCGCGTTGCAGTCGGGCCAGCGCGTCGCACGGCCGAATGCCGCCGGCGAACGCGAATTCCTCGACGACGCCGCGCGCGCGCAGGAAGCCGCCCGCCTGCAGCAGCAGATCGACCAGCACTGCCCCTGA
- a CDS encoding RnfH family protein, whose product MAGHIRVEVVYALPQRQELVQLQLEEGATAREAVEASGLLQKYPDIELDGHNKLGIFARLTRPDTVLRDRDRVEIYRPLIADPKAVRRKRADEGKTTKKGGGLAGE is encoded by the coding sequence ATGGCCGGGCACATCCGCGTCGAAGTCGTCTATGCCCTGCCGCAGCGCCAGGAACTGGTGCAGCTTCAGCTTGAGGAGGGGGCGACGGCACGTGAGGCGGTCGAGGCGTCGGGCCTGCTGCAGAAGTACCCGGACATCGAACTCGACGGCCACAACAAGCTCGGCATCTTCGCCAGGCTGACGAGGCCGGACACGGTGCTGCGCGACCGCGACCGCGTCGAGATCTACCGTCCGCTGATCGCCGACCCCAAGGCGGTGCGCAGGAAGCGCGCGGACGAGGGCAAGACTACGAAGAAGGGCGGCGGGCTCGCCGGGGAATAG